The following proteins are co-located in the Leucoraja erinacea ecotype New England chromosome 4, Leri_hhj_1, whole genome shotgun sequence genome:
- the utp23 gene encoding rRNA-processing protein UTP23 homolog: MRSGSGSGAGLMLVVVGCRFFLQDQACFTRQTYNWGVYFLVNCFPQIYILHIVLLIREKMKIKRQKTARKLISFYKHNYGFREPFQILLDGTFCQAALKNKIQIKEQMPKYLMGEVQMCTTSCVLKELESLGKELYGAKLIAQRFQIRNCAHFKNPESASACLLSMVKNNNLHHYFVATQDQHLTIKIKKLSGVPLMYIVQNTMVLEKPSAKSIAQLPSLHNEQFVPVHQQKTIQHLKEEQGLVKESESQRKKRKRKGGPNPLSCLKKKVKPTQQPTKEKKRSRSSKKRRTAQSNPSILKIRQV; this comes from the exons ATGCGGTCCGGGTCCGGATCCGGGGCAGGGTTGATGTTAGTGGTCGTTGGTTGCAGATTCTTCCTCCAAGACCAGGCGTGTTTCACCCGACAAACCTACAACTGGGGCGTCTATTTCCTCGTTAATTGTTTTCCGCAAATATATATTCTCCACATCGTTCTTCTTATTCGCGAAAAAATGAAAATTAAACGGCAGAAAACCGCAAGAAAGCTTATTTCGTTTTACAAACACAACTATGGCTTCCGCGAACCTTTCCAGATCCTTCTCGATGGGACATTTTGTCAGGCCGCGTTGAAGAATAAGATTCAGATCAAAGAGCAGATGCCCAAGTATCTAATGGGAGAGGTACAGATGTGTACAACTTC TTGCGTCCTGAAAGAGTTGGAATCGCTTGGGAAAGAATTGTATGGCGCCAAGTTGATAGCTCAACGATTTCAAATTAGAAATTGTGCACATTTCAAAAATCCTGAAAGTGCCTCGGCTTGTCTTTTGTCGATGGTTAAAAACAACAATCTTCATCATTACTTTGTGGCCACACAG GATCAACATTTAACTATAAAAATCAAAAAGTTGTCAGGAGTCCCTCTGATGTACATTGTGCAGAACACTATGGTTTTGGAAAAACCTTCTGCCAAATCAATTGCACAGCTACCATCATTGCATAATGAGCAGTTTGTCCCCGTACATCAGCAAAAGACTATTCAACACTTGAAAGAAGAGCAGGGTCTTGTGAAGGAATCTGAATCCCAGCGCAAGAAACGCAAAAGAAAAGGAGGCCCCAATCCTCTCAGTTGTCTGAAAAAGAAAGTGAAGCCAACACAACAACCAACAAAAGAAAAAAAGCGAAGCAGATCAAGTAAAAAAAGGCGAACAGCTCAATCAAATCCCAGCATATTAAAAATCAGACAAGTGTAA